GATTCCGGCGATCAGCAAGTACATGTCGGCACTGGACGTGGCGGTGCTGGCGAGTTCCACCGGGCGCGACGTCGAGGGAGCCAAGAAGAACTTCGCGGCCCGCAAGTACGAGCTGCAGACCCGCCTGGCCGACACCGACGTGATCCCCGACGTCCGGTCCGGGGTGAACACCCTGCTCAACGGCGGCCAGGCGTTGCTGGACAAGGTGCTGGACAACAGCATCGGTCTGCGGGAGCGGATCACCACCTATGCGCCGCTGCTGTTGACGGCCGAGGACGCGATCAACGCGTCCGTGCGGGTCGACAGTGAGCAGATCCGGGCCCAGGTTCAGGGTCTGAGCCGCGCCGTCGGAGCACGCGGGCAGATGACGATGCAGGAGATCCTGGTGACCCGCGGCGCCGATCTGCCCGAGCCGCAACTGCGCACCTCGATGATCACCCTGGCCGGCACCGAACCGTCGACGCTGTTCGGGATGAGCGAAGTGCTCGGCGTCGGCTCACCGGACGCCAAGAATCTGCAGCAGCAGCTGCTCACCCGGATGGCGATCATGTCCGACCCGGCCAGCGAGCTCGTCGACAATCCCGAACTGCTGCGTTCGATCAAGATCACCGACGGGATCGCCGAACAGGTCATCAAGGACGCCACCGCGTCGGTGACGAATTCGGTCCAGGCGCAGGCCACCGCGCGGCGCGACGCCGCCATCCGCGACGCCGTGCTGGTGCTGGCCGCCATCACGATCGCACTGGTCATCGTGTTGCTCGTGGCGCGAGCGCTGGTCCGGCCGCTGCGGGTACTGCGCGACGGCGCGCTGAAAGTCGCCCACACCGACCTCGAGGGCGAAATCACCCGGGTGCGAGCCGGCGCCGAGCCGCAGCCGGAGCCGCTGGCCGTCTACACCACCGAAGAAATCGGCCAGGTCGCCCATGCGGTCGACGAGCTGCACACCCAGGCTCTACTGTTGGCCGGCGACGAGGCGCGACTGCGGCTGCTGGTCAACGACATGTTCGAAACCATGTCCCGGCGCAGCCGTTCCCTGGTTGACCAGCAGCTGTCGCTGATCGACCGGCTCGAGCGCAACGAGCAGGACCCCGACCGGCTCGACAGCCTGTTCCGGCTGGATCACCTGGCCGCGCGGCTGCGCCGCAACAGCGCCAACCTGCTGGTTCTGGCGGGTGCGGAGATTTCCCGGGACCGGCGCGAACCGGTTCCGTTGCCGACGGTGGTCAGCGCCGCCGTCTCGGAAGTCGAGGATTACCGCCGTGTCGCCGTCGGCGGCGTGGCCGACTGTAAGGTGCTCGGCGCGGCCGCCGGCAGTGTCATCCACCTGCTCGCCGAGCTGATCGACAACGCGCTGAGCTATTCGCCGCCCAACACCTCCGTTCGGGTTTCGGCGGTTCGAGGCAGCGCGGGTGGGGCGCTGCTGCGCATCGCCGACAGCGGCCTGGGCATGACCGACTCCGATCGGCGCATCGCCAATATGCGGCTGCAGGCCGGCGGCGAGGTGACCCCCGACAACGCGCGCCACATGGGTCTTTTCGTGGTCGGCCGACTGGCGGCCCGCCATGGCATCCGGGTGGGCTTGCGCGGCCCGTCGACCGGTGAAGCCGGTAATGGCACCACCGCCGAGGTCTACCTGCCCGTTGCCGTGCTGGCTGGCGAAGCGCCGGCGGGCCAGGCCGGTGCGCCCGCGCCCACGCCGCGGCCGTTCGTGATCAAGCCGCCCACGCCCGAACCGGCGCCGGACCCGGCCGCGACGTCGTCGTACCAAAACGGTGCCGATAAGCCGGTGCCGCCGGTGACCTTGCTGCCGCGCCGCAAGCCGGGCTCCAGCGGCATCACCGACATTCCCGCCCAGCCCGCCGGCCAGCAGCCACCGGCCCGGCGCGAACTGAAAACGCCCTGGTGGGAGACCCGGCACGACGCCCGGCAGGAGGCCCGGCAGACCCCGGCTCAGACACCGCCCCCGAAGCCGGCCACCGCGTCGGATACCTCCGCGTTTTTCGCGCCGCGCTCGACCGCCGCCGGTGCGCGGCCCGCCGATCCGCCGCCCAAGCCGTCGGCTCCCGCCGGTCCCGTTGATGACGACGTGATCTACCAGCGGATGCTGTCGGAAATGTTGGGTGACCCGCGCGAGCTGGCCGCAAGCCCCGATCTGGATTGGCGGTCGGTGTGGGATCGCGGCTGGTCGGCCGCTGCCGAGGCCCAGGACAAGCCGGTGGAATCGCGCACCGACCACGGCCTGCCGGTGCGCACCCCCGGCGCCCGGCTGGTCCCCGGCGCCGCCGAACCCGGGCCCGGCGGCGGACCGCATCCCGACCGGCAACCGCCGGCTGCGGCCACGGTGCGTGACCCCGATGCGGTTCGAGCCTCCATCGGCAGCCACTTCGGTGGCGTGCACACCGGCCGGGCGCACGCCCGCACGACCAGTCAGGAAGCCGATCAGCAATGAACACCCGTTCGTTGGACAGCCCGCTGGACTGGCTGGTGTCGAAATTCGCCCGCGAGGTGCCCGGCGTGGCGCATGCCCTGCTGGTGTCCGTCGACGGTCTACCGCTGGCCGCCAGCGAGTATCTACCCCGGGAACGCGCCGACCAACTGGCGGCCGTCGCTTCCGGCCTGGCCAGCCTGGCCACCGGGGCCGCCCAGCTGTTCGAGGGTGGTCAGGTGTTGCAGTCGGTGGTCGAGATGCAGAACGGCTTCCTGCTGCTGATGCGGGTTGGCGACGGCTCGCACCTGGCGACGTTGGCGGTCACCGGATGCGACATCGGGCAGATCGGCTACGAAATGGCCATCCTGGTCGAGCGGGTCGGCAGCGTCGTGCAGTCCTCCCGCCGGGCCCAACCCGAGCCGCAATGGACAGACGCGACCCGCCGCTAGCCCGGCCGGGGGCGAACCTGGTCCGCCCGTACACCCTGACGGCCGGCCGCACCGGCACCGACATAGACCTGCCACTGGAAGCGCCGGTGCAGGCGCTGCCGGCGGGCTCGGCTCACCGCTGGCCGCCGCACGACATGCGAGGCAAGATCATCCGGTTATGCGCCGACAGCCCGTCGAGCCCGTCGGTGGCCGAAATCGCTGCCCGGCTGGATTTGCCGGTCGGCGTCGCGCGCGTCCTGGTGGGTGATCTGGTCAGCTCCGACTACCTTCGGGTGCATCGGACGATGACCGACCGCTCGACCAGCGATGAGCGCCGCGAACTCATAGGAAGGACGCTGCGTGGGCTCCAAGCACTCTGAGGTGCACCCGGGGCGGGGTACCGCGGCCCATGCCTCCACGAAGATCGTCATCGCGGGCGGATTCGGCGCCGGCAAGACCACGTTCGTCGGCGCGGTGTCGGAGATCATGCCGTTGCGCACCGAAGCGATGGTCACCGATGCCTCGGTGGGCGTCGACATGCTCGAAGCCACCCCGGACAAGCAGACCACCACGGTGGCGATGGACTTCGGCCGCATCACCCTGGGCGAGGATCTGGTGCTCTACCTGTTCGGCACACCCGGCCAGCGCCGGTTCTGGTTCATGTGGGACGACCTGGTGCGCGGCGCCATCGGCGCGATCGTCCTGGTCGACTGCCGCCGCCTGGAGGACAGCTTCGGCGCGGTCGACTTCTTCGAGCACCGCAACCTGCCGTTCCTGGTCGCGGTCAACGAATTCGACGGTGCACCAAGGTATCCGGCCGCCGAGGTGCGCCAGGCGCTGACGCTGCCCGCGCACATCCCGGTGATCAGCATCGACGCCCGCAGCCGCAGGTCTGCCACCGACGCGCTGATCGCGGTCAGCGAGTACGCGCTGGCGAGTCTGAGCTGACCGCGTGCCGACCTGGATCGACCGCGAATTCACCGGCGAGGACTTCCGAGACCAGGATCTCAGCCGATTGCGCACCGAGCGCGTCGTGTTCAGCGGATGCGACTTCAGCGGCGTCAACCTGGCCGAATCGCAGCACTGCGGATCGGCGTTTCGCAATTGCACCTTTGAGCGAACAACGTTGTGGCACAGTACCTTTCAGCAATGTAGCCTGCTGGGTTCGGTGTTCGTGAGTTGCCGGCTGCGGCCGCTGACGTTCGACGAGGTCGATTTCACCCTCGCGGTGCTGGGGGGCAACGACCTGCGCGGTGCCGACCTGAGCGGCTGCCGGCTGCGCGAGACCAGCCTGGTGGAGACCGACCTGCGCAAGGCCGTGCTGCGCGGCGCCGACCTGAGCGGTGCCCGGACCACGGGTACCCGGCTGGAGCAGGCCGATCTGCGCGGGGCCACCGTCGACCCGTCGTTGTGGCGCACCGCGTCGCTCGCCGGTGCGCGCATCGACGTGCCGCAGGCCCTGTCGTTCGCGCTGGCCCACGGCTTGCGGTTGGACGCGTGAGGGCTTAGCGCTTGAGCCTGATCCGCCACAACACGAAGCCGGCGTAGACCGTAGACAACAGGCCCAGCATCGCCATGTCGAGCAGCCAGGCTCCGGTGGTGTGATGCCAGTGGCTGTCCTTCGGGCTGAACGGGCTTGGTTGCACGGTGTTGAGGTCGACCGTCGAGGCCGACGCCGCGAAGCCCCACCGCGCCGGCGTGAGCCAGGACAGCTGGTCGAGCACCACGCGGTTGGTGACCGGAATGATGCCGCTGGAGAACACCAGCTGCGCCATGATCGCCACCACCAGCAGCGGCAGGATCTGCTCGCTGGAGCGGGCCAGCGCGGACATGCCCATGCCGACGATCGCCGAGGCGAAGCAGGTGGCGGCGACGGCGACAAACAGCTCGAGTGTCGGGTTGCCCAGCAGCACGGCGCCACGGGTCGGGGCGCCCTTGCCGATCACCGCGATGGTGGTCACGATCGCCGCCTGGGCGGTGGCGAACATCGAGAACACCGCGATCTTGGCCAGCAGGTATGCCTGTGTGGACAAGCCGAACGCTTGCTCGCGGTGGAAGATGGGCCGCTCGCCGACCAAGTCGCGGATGGTCAGCGCGGTGCCCATGAACACGGCCCCGACGCACAGCAGAACGAGTATCTGCGCCGGCTCGGCGGGCGTCTTACCGTTCGGGTCGGCCACGCCGAAACCGCTGTGGCCCGGCACCGTCAAGGTGAGCAGCCCCAGCAGGAACGGCAGCGCGGCCAGAAACACGGTGTACCACCGATCCGAGACCACCAGCCGGACCTGCCGGCGCGCGACCGTCGAGAACTGGCGCCACACGTCGACGCGCACCGGCTCGCCCAGGTCTCCGGGCTCGGCCCGCGCCGAGAGCTTCGGCTCCGACCCCCGCTGCGCCAGGAACCGGCGCTTGGCCTCGTCGGGATCGGCGCCCACCTTGACGAAGATGTGGGCCCAGTTGCTGGTGCCCATCACCGAGCCCACCTGCTCGGGCGGGCCGAAGTAGGCGGTCTTGCCCCCGGGCGCCAGCAACAGCAACTGGTCGCACAGGTCCAGGTAGGACACCGAATGGGTGACCACCACCACGGTGCGACCCGCGTCGGCGAGCTTGCGCAGCATCATCATGACCTGGGAATCCAGCGCCGGGTCCAGGCCGGTGGTCGGTTCGTCGAGAATCAGCAGCGACGGCCCGGTGAGCAGTTCCAGCGCCACCGACGCGCGCTTTCGTTGCCCGCCGGACAACTTGTCGACCCGGGTATCGCCGTGCTCGGTCAGCTCGAGCTCCTCGAGCACCTGGGCCACGACCTTGGCCCGGTCGGTGCTGCTGGTGTCCGGTGGCAGGCGCAGCTCGGCGGCATAGCCCAGCGCCTGGTTCACCGTCAGCTGGCGGTGCACGACGTCGTCTTGCGGAACCATCCCGATCCTGCTGCGCAGGGTCGGGTATTCGGCGTGGATGTCGTGTCCCTCGAAGGTGATCGAGCCGGCGCTGGGGCGGGTGTAGCCGGCGATCAGCCTGGCCAGCGTGGTCTTGCCCGCTCCCGACCCGCCGATGATGGCGGTCAGGGTGCCCGGACGGGCAGTCAGCGAGATGTTGTCGAGCAGCTGCTTGCCGTCGATCTCGAACTGCACCCGGTTGACCTCCAGGCCGCCGGCTGGCGTCCCGGCATCGACCTGGCGGGTCAGCGTGCCGGCGGAGAACACCATGTCGACATTGCCGATGGTGACCACGTAGCCTTCGCTGAGCACCGCCGACCCGATCCGCACCCCGTTGACGTACGTTCCGTTGACACTGCGCGCGTCGCGGATTTCGGTGCCGAGCGCCGTCTGGACCAGAAAGGCGTGCCGTCGTGACGCCAAGACGTCGGGGACGACGACGTCGTTGTCCTGCGCTCGGCCAATGGTCACTGCACCCGCCAGCCGGCGGTTTCGGCCGGATTCGGGCCACAGTGAACGGATCACCTTCGTCGCCAGGTTTGACGGGTCGCGCAGAGGAGCAGGCGGGTGGCTGGGCGGGCGCGGCGGCGCAGGGTCCGGCGCCAGGTATGGCCGCATCTGGGTGGGTGGCGGGTAGGGCCCGGGATGGGGCTTGCCCAGCGTGGTCGGGCGTGCGGGGTGGGCGGGCTCCATCGACGGTATCGGGCCCGGCGGTGGCGGCGGAACCGGTCGCGCAGCCGGATGCGGGTGGCGCTGCGCGGCCGGTATCGGCGTCGTTCGCGGCGGCCGTCCGGCCGGCGCCTCATGCCGTCCGACCTCGAAGGTCAGGCATGGTCCGTCGGGGCTGCCGATGTTGATCTTCTGGCCGGGCCGAATTTCGACGGCGTGTACCCGCCGGTTGTCGACGAAGGTGCCCTCATGTGACCCGTTGTCGATCGCCATCCACCTGCCATGGTCGAAGCGCAGCAGCAGGTGGGCCCGGGAGACCGAGGGGTGGGTGACGCGCATGTCGGCACGCAGGTCGCTGCCGACGATGATGTCGTGACCTGCGGCGAAAGTACGTTGCGGCCCGAGCCCCGACACTGTCAGCACGGGCGGCGCCACCGTGTTCATCGAAATTAGCTGTAGCCGCTGACACCCGCTCCGAAACCTGGACGGGCTTCGGCCCGCGTCAATGGCGTCTGAGCCGGATGCGCCACCACACCAGGCCGGCATAGGCCACCGACAGCGTCGCGAGCATCGCCATGTCGAACAGCCACGCCGGGCGCGAGTGCGTCCAGTGGCTGTCCTCGGGACTGTAGGAGCCGGGCACCAGCTCGCGCAGGTTGACCGTTGCCGCCGACGCCGCGTAACCCCACCGCGCGGGCACCGCCCACGACAACTGGTCCAGGAAGATCCGATCGGTCACCGGGACCAGGCCACCGGCGAGCACCAGCTGCAGCATCAGCGATACCACCAGCAGCGGCATAATCTGCTCACTGGACCGGGCGACGGATGACAGCAGCAGGCCCAGAATCGCCGAGGCCACGCAGGTGGCGGCGACCGTGGTGAACAACTCGAAGCTGGGGTTGCCGAGCAGCACCGCCTTCTGGGTCGGTACGCCCTTGCCCAACAGCACGACCCCGGTCGTGATCGCCGCTTGAGTGACGGCGAACATGCAGTACACCGTGATCTTGGCGCCGAGGTATGCCCTCGTCGACAACCCCACGGCCTGCTCGCGACGGAAGATGGCGCGCTCGCCGATGAGATCGCGGATGGTCAGTGCGGTGCCCATGAAGACGGCGGCGATGGACAGCAGCGTCAGAATCTGCGCGGCCTCGTCGGGCGTCTGGCTGGTCGGCTGGGCCATGCCGAACCCGGTGTCACCCGGAACCGTCAGGGACAGCGCACCCAGGACGAACGGCAGGGCCGACAGGAATGTGAAGTAGGCCCGGTCGGCGACGACCAGCCGAACCTGTCGGCGCGCGATGGTGGAGAACTGGCGGCGGACGCTGGTGTGCGCCGGTGCGCCCAGGTCGGTGGGCGTCTCGGTCTGTGCCGGTGCGGGGGGCTGGTGGCGGGCCAGAAAGCGGCGGTTGGCCTCGTCGGGATCGGCGCCGACCTTCGCGAAGATCTGGGCCCAGTTGGTGGTGCCCATCGCCTGCCCGATCTGGTCGGGCGGCCCCAGGAAAGCGGTTTTGCCCCCGGGCGCCATGAGCAGCACCTGATCACAGACGTCGAGGTAGGTCAGCGAGTGGGTGACCACGAGCACGACGCGGCCGGCGTCGGCGAGTTGCCGCAGCATCGTCATGACCTGCAGGTCCAGCGCCGGGTCCAGGCCCGACGTCGGCTCGTCGAGAATCAGCAGCGACGGGCCGGTGAGCAGTTCCAGGGCCACCGAGGCGCGTTTGCGCTGACCGCCGGACAGCTTGTCGACGCGGGTGTCGGCGTGCTCGGTGAGCCGCAGCTCCTCGAGCACGCCGGCGACCACGTGCGCGCGGTCTTGCTTGCCGGTGTCGGGTGGCAGCCGCAGCTCGGCGGCATAGCCGAGCGCCTGGTTGATGGTCAGTTGCCGGTGCACGACGTCGTCTTGGGGGACCATCCCGATCCGGCTGCGCAACGATGCGTATTCGGTGTGGATGTTGTGGCCCTCGAAGGTCACTGTGCCCGAGCTGGGGCTGGCGTAGCCGGCGATCAGCCGCGACAGTGTGGTCTTGCCGGCGCCGGAGCCGCCGATGACGGCGGTCAGCGTGCCGGGCCGCGCGGTCAGCGACACGTTGTCGAGCAGCGCGGTGCTGTCGACGCGGTAGCTGACCGCGTTGACCTCGAGGCCGCCGGTGGGGGCCGCGGCTTCGGTGCGGGGGACCAGGGTGTCACCGGTGAACGCCAGGTCGACGTTGCCGATAGTGACCACGTCGCCCTCGCGAAGGATCGCCGAGCCGACCCGGATCCCGTTGACGAACGTGCCGTTGATGCTGTGCGCGTCGTTGATCTCGGTGCCCACCGGGGTGGGGGTCAAGAAAGCGTGGTGGCGTGATGCCAGCACGTCGGCGACGACGACGTCGTTGTCGAGCGCCCGGCCGATCCAGGCGATGTCCCCGCGTGGCGGCGCGGGCTGGGAGTTGGCGCCCAGGATGTTGCGCGTCGTGGTGTCGCGTCCCCGCTGTGCGGGGGGCGGGGAAACCGGTATGACCGTGGTGCGCCGGGCTTCGGGGTAGCCGGGTGGGCCGGGTGCCGGCGGCGCGGCTCCCGGTGGCTGCGCGGGCGGCCGACGCTGCTGCTCGGTGCCGCCGGGCGCACCCCCGGGCGGCGGGGAGCCGGTCTGCGGCAGCAGGCCGATGATGCCCCGGTGATGTCCGACCTCGAAGCTGATGCGTGGCCCGTCGGGCCTGCCGAGGTTGACCACCAGACCGTCTCGGATGTCCACCAGCGGCACCCGGCGGCCGTCGACGAACATCCCGGTCCGCGAATTGTCGATGGCGATCCAGTTGCCCTGCTCGAAGCGCACCACCACGTGCGCCTGCGCCACCAGCGGGTGTGCGACCCGCAGGTCGGCACGCAGATCGCTGCCGACGATCGCGTCAGCGCCCGGCGCGAAACTACGTTGTGAGCGGTCCGACCGAACTGTCAGCACGGGCCGCTGAGCTCGGGTCATTGCTTCACCCTAAGAGTTGCGACCGCGTCAGCGCCGTCGGAGCCGGATCCTCCACCACACGATGGCGGTATAGGCAATCGACACCACCCCGAGCATGGCCATGTCGAATAGCCACGCGCTCGCTTTGTGGTCCCAGTGCTGGTCTTTCGGGTCGGTTGGGCCGGGTACCAGCCGATGGGTGTCGATCGTCGACGCCGACGCCGCGTAGCCCCAGCGGGCGGGCGTGGCCCAAGACAACTGGTCGAGCAGGATCCGGTCGGTCACCCAGATCATGCCCCCGGAGAACACCAGCTGAGACATGATTGAGAACACCAGCATCGGCATGATCTGGTCCTGCGACTGTGCCAGCGCCGACAGTGCCATGCCCAGCATCGCCGAGGCCACACAGGTCGCGGCCACGGTGACGAACAGTTCGAACCTGACGTCTCCCAGCAGCACCGCGTCGGAAAGCGGCTTGCCCCAGCCGATCACGCAGATGGTGGTGGCGATTGCCGCCTGTGCGATTGCGAACGCGGAGAACACCACGATCTTGGCGGCCATGTAGGCCGCGGTGGACAGGCCGACCGCCTGCTCGCGCCGGAAGATGGGACGCTCACCGATGAGGTCACGGATCGTCAGCGCCGTCCCCATGAACACCGCCCCGACATTGAGCATGACCAGAATCTGGTCGGGCTG
The nucleotide sequence above comes from Mycobacterium pseudokansasii. Encoded proteins:
- a CDS encoding ATP-binding protein, whose protein sequence is MTMFARPTTPVAAVPPEVRGAQPRPARHRPAAWSLSNWPVGWKVVAIAVVPLVLATVFGLLRVDAAMANSGNLRLVAARANVIPAISKYMSALDVAVLASSTGRDVEGAKKNFAARKYELQTRLADTDVIPDVRSGVNTLLNGGQALLDKVLDNSIGLRERITTYAPLLLTAEDAINASVRVDSEQIRAQVQGLSRAVGARGQMTMQEILVTRGADLPEPQLRTSMITLAGTEPSTLFGMSEVLGVGSPDAKNLQQQLLTRMAIMSDPASELVDNPELLRSIKITDGIAEQVIKDATASVTNSVQAQATARRDAAIRDAVLVLAAITIALVIVLLVARALVRPLRVLRDGALKVAHTDLEGEITRVRAGAEPQPEPLAVYTTEEIGQVAHAVDELHTQALLLAGDEARLRLLVNDMFETMSRRSRSLVDQQLSLIDRLERNEQDPDRLDSLFRLDHLAARLRRNSANLLVLAGAEISRDRREPVPLPTVVSAAVSEVEDYRRVAVGGVADCKVLGAAAGSVIHLLAELIDNALSYSPPNTSVRVSAVRGSAGGALLRIADSGLGMTDSDRRIANMRLQAGGEVTPDNARHMGLFVVGRLAARHGIRVGLRGPSTGEAGNGTTAEVYLPVAVLAGEAPAGQAGAPAPTPRPFVIKPPTPEPAPDPAATSSYQNGADKPVPPVTLLPRRKPGSSGITDIPAQPAGQQPPARRELKTPWWETRHDARQEARQTPAQTPPPKPATASDTSAFFAPRSTAAGARPADPPPKPSAPAGPVDDDVIYQRMLSEMLGDPRELAASPDLDWRSVWDRGWSAAAEAQDKPVESRTDHGLPVRTPGARLVPGAAEPGPGGGPHPDRQPPAAATVRDPDAVRASIGSHFGGVHTGRAHARTTSQEADQQ
- a CDS encoding serine protease inhibitor, with protein sequence MNTRSLDSPLDWLVSKFAREVPGVAHALLVSVDGLPLAASEYLPRERADQLAAVASGLASLATGAAQLFEGGQVLQSVVEMQNGFLLLMRVGDGSHLATLAVTGCDIGQIGYEMAILVERVGSVVQSSRRAQPEPQWTDATRR
- a CDS encoding DUF742 domain-containing protein, translated to MDRRDPPLARPGANLVRPYTLTAGRTGTDIDLPLEAPVQALPAGSAHRWPPHDMRGKIIRLCADSPSSPSVAEIAARLDLPVGVARVLVGDLVSSDYLRVHRTMTDRSTSDERRELIGRTLRGLQAL
- a CDS encoding GTP-binding protein; protein product: MGSKHSEVHPGRGTAAHASTKIVIAGGFGAGKTTFVGAVSEIMPLRTEAMVTDASVGVDMLEATPDKQTTTVAMDFGRITLGEDLVLYLFGTPGQRRFWFMWDDLVRGAIGAIVLVDCRRLEDSFGAVDFFEHRNLPFLVAVNEFDGAPRYPAAEVRQALTLPAHIPVISIDARSRRSATDALIAVSEYALASLS
- a CDS encoding pentapeptide repeat-containing protein translates to MPTWIDREFTGEDFRDQDLSRLRTERVVFSGCDFSGVNLAESQHCGSAFRNCTFERTTLWHSTFQQCSLLGSVFVSCRLRPLTFDEVDFTLAVLGGNDLRGADLSGCRLRETSLVETDLRKAVLRGADLSGARTTGTRLEQADLRGATVDPSLWRTASLAGARIDVPQALSFALAHGLRLDA
- a CDS encoding ATP-binding cassette domain-containing protein; translated protein: MNTVAPPVLTVSGLGPQRTFAAGHDIIVGSDLRADMRVTHPSVSRAHLLLRFDHGRWMAIDNGSHEGTFVDNRRVHAVEIRPGQKINIGSPDGPCLTFEVGRHEAPAGRPPRTTPIPAAQRHPHPAARPVPPPPPGPIPSMEPAHPARPTTLGKPHPGPYPPPTQMRPYLAPDPAPPRPPSHPPAPLRDPSNLATKVIRSLWPESGRNRRLAGAVTIGRAQDNDVVVPDVLASRRHAFLVQTALGTEIRDARSVNGTYVNGVRIGSAVLSEGYVVTIGNVDMVFSAGTLTRQVDAGTPAGGLEVNRVQFEIDGKQLLDNISLTARPGTLTAIIGGSGAGKTTLARLIAGYTRPSAGSITFEGHDIHAEYPTLRSRIGMVPQDDVVHRQLTVNQALGYAAELRLPPDTSSTDRAKVVAQVLEELELTEHGDTRVDKLSGGQRKRASVALELLTGPSLLILDEPTTGLDPALDSQVMMMLRKLADAGRTVVVVTHSVSYLDLCDQLLLLAPGGKTAYFGPPEQVGSVMGTSNWAHIFVKVGADPDEAKRRFLAQRGSEPKLSARAEPGDLGEPVRVDVWRQFSTVARRQVRLVVSDRWYTVFLAALPFLLGLLTLTVPGHSGFGVADPNGKTPAEPAQILVLLCVGAVFMGTALTIRDLVGERPIFHREQAFGLSTQAYLLAKIAVFSMFATAQAAIVTTIAVIGKGAPTRGAVLLGNPTLELFVAVAATCFASAIVGMGMSALARSSEQILPLLVVAIMAQLVFSSGIIPVTNRVVLDQLSWLTPARWGFAASASTVDLNTVQPSPFSPKDSHWHHTTGAWLLDMAMLGLLSTVYAGFVLWRIRLKR
- a CDS encoding ATP-binding cassette domain-containing protein, with product MTRAQRPVLTVRSDRSQRSFAPGADAIVGSDLRADLRVAHPLVAQAHVVVRFEQGNWIAIDNSRTGMFVDGRRVPLVDIRDGLVVNLGRPDGPRISFEVGHHRGIIGLLPQTGSPPPGGAPGGTEQQRRPPAQPPGAAPPAPGPPGYPEARRTTVIPVSPPPAQRGRDTTTRNILGANSQPAPPRGDIAWIGRALDNDVVVADVLASRHHAFLTPTPVGTEINDAHSINGTFVNGIRVGSAILREGDVVTIGNVDLAFTGDTLVPRTEAAAPTGGLEVNAVSYRVDSTALLDNVSLTARPGTLTAVIGGSGAGKTTLSRLIAGYASPSSGTVTFEGHNIHTEYASLRSRIGMVPQDDVVHRQLTINQALGYAAELRLPPDTGKQDRAHVVAGVLEELRLTEHADTRVDKLSGGQRKRASVALELLTGPSLLILDEPTSGLDPALDLQVMTMLRQLADAGRVVLVVTHSLTYLDVCDQVLLMAPGGKTAFLGPPDQIGQAMGTTNWAQIFAKVGADPDEANRRFLARHQPPAPAQTETPTDLGAPAHTSVRRQFSTIARRQVRLVVADRAYFTFLSALPFVLGALSLTVPGDTGFGMAQPTSQTPDEAAQILTLLSIAAVFMGTALTIRDLIGERAIFRREQAVGLSTRAYLGAKITVYCMFAVTQAAITTGVVLLGKGVPTQKAVLLGNPSFELFTTVAATCVASAILGLLLSSVARSSEQIMPLLVVSLMLQLVLAGGLVPVTDRIFLDQLSWAVPARWGYAASAATVNLRELVPGSYSPEDSHWTHSRPAWLFDMAMLATLSVAYAGLVWWRIRLRRH